Proteins from a genomic interval of Sphingomonas sp. Y38-1Y:
- the nudC gene encoding NAD(+) diphosphatase, producing the protein MSPGFTGATIDRADHLRADPERLAAARADPAARVLAMAGLDPVVEDGRLVWRAIGPDAGELVLLGVEAGAPRFAALLETPTEGAARGPALYALLATLPREEMALYAAARSLVDWHSRHRFCPRCGGETVVEKGGWARHCVSCAAQHFPRTDPVVIMLAEHGGRVLLGRGLGWPPGRYSALAGFVEPGESIEEAVAREIWEEAGIRVGDVRYVASQPWPFPSQLMIACIGTAADDVLTVDTSELEDCFWATRDDVVAAMSGDPNARFLAPPPHAIAYTLLNWWMSQV; encoded by the coding sequence GTGAGCCCCGGCTTTACCGGCGCGACGATCGATCGCGCCGACCATCTTCGCGCCGATCCCGAGCGGCTGGCCGCCGCGCGCGCCGATCCGGCGGCGCGGGTGCTGGCGATGGCGGGGCTCGATCCCGTTGTCGAGGATGGGCGGCTGGTCTGGCGCGCGATTGGTCCGGACGCGGGCGAGCTCGTGCTGCTGGGGGTCGAGGCGGGCGCGCCGCGGTTCGCCGCGTTGCTCGAGACGCCGACCGAAGGCGCGGCGCGGGGGCCGGCGCTCTACGCGCTGCTCGCCACGCTCCCGCGCGAGGAGATGGCGCTCTATGCCGCGGCGCGCAGCCTGGTCGACTGGCATTCGCGGCATCGTTTCTGTCCGCGGTGCGGGGGCGAGACGGTCGTCGAGAAGGGGGGCTGGGCGCGCCACTGCGTGAGTTGCGCCGCGCAACATTTCCCGCGCACCGACCCCGTCGTTATCATGCTGGCCGAGCATGGGGGCCGGGTGCTGCTCGGCCGCGGGCTCGGCTGGCCGCCTGGGCGCTATTCGGCGCTGGCGGGCTTCGTCGAGCCCGGCGAATCGATCGAGGAAGCGGTCGCGCGCGAGATCTGGGAGGAAGCGGGGATACGCGTCGGCGACGTCCGCTATGTCGCGAGCCAGCCCTGGCCGTTCCCATCGCAGCTGATGATCGCATGCATCGGCACCGCGGCGGACGACGTGCTGACGGTGGACACGAGCGAGCTGGAGGACTGTTTCTGGGCGACCCGCGACGATGTGGTCGCGGCGATGTCCGGTGATCCGAACGCCCGCTTCCTGGCGCCGCCACCGCATGCGATCGCGTACACGTTGCTCAACTGGTGGATGAGCCAGGTTTAG
- a CDS encoding prephenate dehydratase, with protein MQQFAAPARPLVEAMTAAAAAAPERAVAFQGAPGANSHVALAQAFPDALPLPCFDFADAIDAVREGRADCAIIPIENSLHGRVADIHFLLPESGLVITGEHFLPIRHALLGTGTRDDVVEAVSHPQALGQCRHWLRAHGIQPVNYPDTAGAAALVAERGDPKVAALAPAGAAPLYGLSVLADDIADGEHNVTRFVVLARGSRPLLGDGPFMTTLIFAVKNVPAALYKALGGFATNGVNMTKLESYQRGASFAATEFYADITGRPGDANVDRALAELGFHTAWVRVLGSYAQGRDRG; from the coding sequence ATGCAACAGTTCGCCGCGCCCGCCCGCCCGCTGGTGGAGGCCATGACCGCCGCCGCCGCCGCCGCTCCAGAGCGCGCCGTCGCGTTTCAGGGCGCGCCGGGCGCCAACAGCCATGTCGCGCTGGCTCAGGCGTTCCCGGATGCACTCCCCCTTCCCTGCTTCGATTTTGCCGATGCGATCGACGCGGTGCGAGAGGGGCGGGCCGATTGCGCGATCATCCCGATCGAGAATTCGCTCCACGGCCGCGTCGCCGACATCCACTTTCTGCTCCCCGAATCGGGGCTGGTCATCACCGGCGAGCATTTCCTCCCCATCCGCCACGCGCTGCTCGGCACCGGCACGCGCGACGATGTGGTCGAGGCGGTGAGCCATCCGCAGGCGCTGGGCCAGTGCCGCCACTGGCTGCGCGCGCACGGCATCCAGCCGGTCAACTATCCCGACACCGCCGGCGCCGCGGCGCTGGTGGCGGAGCGCGGCGATCCGAAGGTGGCGGCGCTCGCCCCTGCGGGCGCCGCGCCGCTCTATGGCCTGTCGGTGCTTGCCGACGACATCGCCGACGGTGAGCACAACGTCACCCGCTTCGTCGTCCTCGCACGCGGATCGCGCCCGCTGCTCGGCGACGGGCCGTTCATGACGACGCTGATCTTTGCGGTGAAGAACGTGCCCGCCGCGCTCTACAAGGCGCTGGGCGGGTTCGCGACCAACGGCGTCAACATGACCAAGCTGGAAAGCTATCAGCGCGGCGCTAGCTTCGCGGCGACCGAATTCTACGCCGACATCACCGGCCGCCCCGGTGACGCGAACGTCGACCGCGCGCTGGCCGAGCTCGGCTTCCACACCGCCTGGGTCCGCGTGCTCGGAAGCTACGCCCAGGGGCGGGACAGAGGTTAG
- a CDS encoding serine hydrolase domain-containing protein yields the protein MRWMIGTAMMTAALLPAPALAQAVRQSAPQPAATQLPSVRALVDTYVAEKRTPGIAVAVGHDDAAPLLLAKGRIGTGANAAAATPDTLWRVYSMTKPITGIAAMILVEEGKLKLDQPISDFFPAYKSMKVLTDPDNSLASRPAAREITVRHLLTHTAGLGYNIITKGPLLKEYERLGIVPAALNRQTEAQGKAVRPKSLKEFAERTATLPLIADPGTKWSYSIGLDVMAAVVEAAAKMPFERFVQTRIFDPLGMKSSYWQVPASAAARLADNNAWVGDNLVPLDPGATSVFLDAPSFPYGGAGLVMSVRDYDRFLDMLQHYGTAGGVRILKPETARLAMSNLLPTGVSYTRIDAATGGSAGPNTGFGAGGSVLLQDVPGGPGAGTYGWGGAAGTIAFVDPKKRVRAAGMVNYFPAEKWPLRSDIIKALYSDLKR from the coding sequence GCTTCCGTCGGTTCGGGCGCTGGTCGACACCTATGTGGCTGAGAAGCGCACGCCGGGCATCGCCGTCGCCGTCGGTCATGACGACGCAGCCCCGCTGCTGCTCGCCAAGGGACGCATCGGCACCGGCGCCAATGCCGCGGCTGCGACGCCCGACACGCTGTGGCGCGTCTATTCGATGACCAAGCCGATCACCGGTATCGCCGCGATGATCCTGGTCGAGGAAGGCAAGCTCAAGCTCGACCAGCCGATCAGCGACTTCTTCCCGGCCTACAAGTCGATGAAGGTGCTGACCGATCCCGACAACAGCCTCGCCAGCCGCCCCGCCGCGCGCGAGATCACGGTGCGGCATCTCCTCACGCATACCGCGGGGCTCGGCTACAACATCATCACCAAGGGGCCGCTGCTCAAGGAATATGAGCGGCTGGGCATCGTCCCCGCCGCGCTCAATCGCCAGACCGAGGCGCAGGGCAAGGCGGTGCGGCCCAAGTCGCTCAAGGAATTCGCGGAGCGCACCGCGACGCTGCCGCTGATCGCCGATCCGGGGACCAAGTGGAGTTATTCGATCGGCCTGGACGTGATGGCCGCGGTGGTCGAGGCGGCGGCGAAGATGCCGTTCGAGCGCTTCGTCCAGACGCGCATCTTCGATCCGCTCGGCATGAAGTCGAGCTATTGGCAGGTGCCGGCGAGCGCGGCGGCGCGGCTGGCCGACAACAATGCGTGGGTCGGCGACAATCTGGTCCCGCTCGATCCCGGTGCGACGTCGGTGTTCCTCGACGCGCCGAGCTTTCCCTATGGCGGCGCGGGGCTTGTCATGTCGGTGCGCGACTATGACCGCTTCCTCGACATGCTCCAGCATTACGGCACCGCGGGCGGCGTCCGCATCCTGAAGCCGGAGACGGCGCGGCTGGCCATGTCGAACCTGTTGCCGACGGGGGTCAGCTATACCCGGATCGATGCGGCGACAGGCGGCAGCGCGGGGCCGAACACGGGCTTTGGCGCGGGCGGGTCGGTGCTGCTTCAGGACGTGCCGGGCGGGCCGGGCGCGGGCACCTATGGCTGGGGCGGCGCTGCCGGGACGATCGCGTTCGTCGACCCCAAGAAGCGCGTGCGCGCGGCGGGGATGGTCAATTACTTCCCCGCGGAGAAATGGCCGCTTCGCAGCGACATCATCAAGGCGCTTTACTCTGACCTGAAGCGGTGA
- a CDS encoding ATP-dependent DNA helicase, protein MRPYPALHASHAGIWIADMAGARAVGRGEAIRFAAETPALVLNAPLIGQRLGHPELSGLDLLELYAFLFPARFIVPTPAGLARAVDLDPPADDAEVAPLLIAATQRLLDIAGGDWPEREGAWHALQSLARARWPWAPLLADRIARPAVPERWLFSKLPEWEEAAPRPAPRTITLDEDVVLGRLHSLTGTGAEQRTGQRRFAVAAAHAFGPRTVREAPNLVLAEAGTGIGKTLGYLAPASLWAERAGGPVWISTFTKALQRQLSAEGARLIPDAAERRRRIVTRKGRENYVCLLNLEDALQGGFAGRAAILAQLVARWAAYTADGDMVGGDLPGWLPTLFRRNGSTALTDRRGECVYAGCPHYRKCFIERAARASAEADLVIANHALVMVNAARGREAAARPTRLVFDEGHHLFEAADSMFGAALTGAETIELRRWITGPEAGGRGRRRGLAARLSDVASYDEAGGRAIAEMIEGARMLPSEGWIARVAQGEPFGAIEALLGAVRGLVYARDEGAAEGGYGLETELAEPSPALVEAAGAAAAALDALVRPMVALGHRLEAVLDDGPDWLDGPARARIEGAIASLGWRRDMVGAWSALVQRVGGPADPDYVDWLAVDRVEGREWDMGLHRRWLDPTRPFAETVLKPAHGVLVTSATLRAGGDWDVAEARSGAQHLALGPQRFEAASPFDYAANARVLLVTDVKRGDVPALANAYARLIVASGGGVLGLFTAIRRLRGVHARIADRLAREGLPLLAQHVDPIDTGTLVDIFRDDARASLIGTDALRDGVDVPGRSLRLVVMEGVPWPKPSVLHAARKLAMGGKAYDDRIVRARLAQAFGRLIRRADDRGAFILLSSACPTRLLDAFPPGTQVDRVTLDEACGIARALANPLSLGQEGAIEA, encoded by the coding sequence GTGCGTCCCTACCCCGCCCTCCACGCCAGCCATGCCGGCATCTGGATTGCCGACATGGCCGGCGCGCGGGCGGTTGGGCGCGGCGAGGCGATCAGGTTCGCCGCCGAAACCCCCGCGCTCGTCCTCAACGCCCCGCTGATCGGCCAGCGGCTGGGGCATCCGGAGCTATCCGGCCTCGACCTGCTCGAGCTCTACGCCTTCCTTTTCCCCGCGCGCTTCATCGTACCGACGCCCGCGGGGCTCGCGCGCGCCGTCGACCTCGACCCACCGGCGGACGATGCCGAGGTCGCGCCGCTGCTGATCGCCGCAACCCAGCGCCTTCTCGACATCGCCGGCGGCGATTGGCCGGAACGCGAAGGCGCATGGCACGCGCTCCAGTCGCTCGCCCGCGCGCGCTGGCCCTGGGCGCCGCTCCTCGCCGACCGTATCGCGCGGCCGGCGGTGCCCGAACGCTGGCTGTTCTCGAAACTGCCCGAGTGGGAGGAGGCCGCCCCCCGCCCTGCCCCGCGGACGATCACGCTGGACGAGGATGTCGTGCTCGGCCGGCTCCATTCGCTGACCGGCACCGGCGCCGAGCAGCGCACCGGCCAGCGCCGCTTCGCCGTCGCCGCCGCCCACGCCTTCGGCCCGCGCACGGTGCGGGAAGCGCCCAACCTCGTGCTGGCGGAGGCGGGCACCGGCATCGGCAAGACGCTCGGTTATCTCGCCCCCGCTTCGCTCTGGGCCGAGCGGGCGGGCGGTCCCGTGTGGATCTCGACCTTTACCAAGGCGCTGCAACGGCAATTGTCGGCGGAGGGCGCGCGCCTCATCCCCGATGCGGCCGAGCGCCGCCGCCGTATCGTCACCCGCAAGGGGCGCGAGAACTACGTCTGCCTGCTCAACCTGGAGGATGCGCTGCAGGGCGGGTTCGCCGGCCGCGCGGCGATCCTGGCGCAGCTGGTCGCGCGCTGGGCGGCCTATACCGCCGATGGCGACATGGTCGGCGGCGACCTGCCCGGCTGGTTGCCGACTCTGTTCCGCCGCAACGGATCGACCGCGCTGACCGACCGGCGCGGCGAGTGCGTCTATGCCGGCTGCCCGCATTATCGGAAATGCTTCATCGAACGCGCGGCGCGGGCGAGTGCGGAGGCCGACCTCGTCATCGCCAACCATGCGCTCGTCATGGTCAACGCCGCACGCGGGCGAGAGGCAGCGGCACGGCCGACGCGGCTGGTGTTCGACGAGGGGCATCATCTGTTCGAGGCGGCCGATTCGATGTTCGGCGCGGCGCTGACCGGCGCCGAGACGATCGAGCTCAGGCGCTGGATCACCGGACCCGAAGCGGGCGGCCGCGGACGCCGCCGGGGCCTGGCCGCGCGCCTATCCGACGTCGCCAGCTATGACGAAGCCGGTGGCCGCGCGATCGCCGAGATGATCGAGGGCGCGCGGATGCTGCCGAGCGAAGGCTGGATCGCCCGCGTCGCGCAGGGCGAGCCGTTCGGCGCGATCGAGGCGCTGCTCGGTGCCGTCCGCGGCCTCGTCTACGCCCGCGACGAGGGCGCGGCCGAGGGCGGCTATGGGCTTGAGACCGAACTCGCCGAACCGTCGCCCGCTTTGGTGGAGGCGGCGGGCGCGGCGGCGGCGGCGCTGGATGCGCTGGTGCGGCCGATGGTGGCGCTGGGGCATCGGCTGGAGGCGGTGCTGGACGACGGCCCCGACTGGCTCGACGGTCCCGCCCGCGCGCGGATCGAGGGGGCGATCGCCTCGCTCGGCTGGCGGCGCGACATGGTCGGGGCGTGGAGCGCGCTGGTTCAGCGCGTCGGCGGGCCGGCCGACCCCGACTATGTCGACTGGCTCGCGGTCGACCGCGTCGAGGGGCGCGAATGGGACATGGGCCTCCACCGCCGCTGGCTCGACCCGACCCGTCCGTTCGCCGAAACGGTGCTCAAGCCCGCGCATGGCGTGCTCGTCACCTCCGCGACGCTGCGCGCCGGGGGCGACTGGGACGTCGCGGAGGCGCGGTCGGGGGCGCAGCATCTGGCGCTCGGCCCGCAGCGGTTCGAGGCGGCGAGCCCGTTCGACTATGCGGCGAACGCGCGCGTGCTGCTCGTCACCGACGTCAAGCGCGGCGACGTGCCGGCGCTCGCCAACGCTTATGCGCGGCTGATCGTCGCGTCCGGCGGCGGCGTGCTCGGCCTCTTTACCGCGATCCGGCGGCTGCGCGGCGTCCACGCGCGCATCGCCGACCGCCTCGCGCGAGAAGGCCTTCCACTATTGGCCCAGCATGTCGATCCGATCGATACGGGAACGCTGGTCGACATCTTTCGCGACGATGCGCGCGCGTCGCTGATCGGCACCGATGCGCTGCGCGACGGCGTGGACGTGCCCGGCCGCTCGCTGCGGCTGGTGGTGATGGAGGGTGTGCCCTGGCCCAAGCCTTCGGTCCTTCACGCCGCACGCAAACTCGCGATGGGTGGCAAGGCGTATGACGACCGTATCGTCCGCGCCCGCCTCGCCCAGGCGTTCGGGCGGCTGATCCGACGTGCCGACGATCGCGGCGCGTTCATCCTCCTTTCCTCCGCCTGCCCGACGCGGCTGCTCGATGCGTTTCCGCCGGGAACGCAAGTCGATCGCGTGACGCTCGACGAAGCGTGCGGGATCGCACGGGCGCTGGCCAATCCGCTCTCACTCGGGCAAGAGGGCGCGATCGAGGCCTGA
- a CDS encoding YdeI/OmpD-associated family protein produces the protein MAPADLRSAIEGDAALWSRWSALTPLGRNEFICWVEDAKQATTRERRIRRTGEELLEGKKRPCCWAGCIHRTDKAPGRWQQAVLVEGKRR, from the coding sequence GTGGCGCCCGCCGATCTCCGGTCGGCGATCGAGGGAGATGCGGCGCTCTGGTCGCGCTGGTCGGCCCTGACGCCGCTCGGCCGCAACGAGTTCATCTGCTGGGTCGAGGACGCGAAGCAAGCCACCACCCGCGAACGCCGCATCCGGCGCACGGGCGAGGAACTACTGGAGGGCAAGAAGCGCCCCTGCTGCTGGGCGGGCTGCATCCACCGGACCGACAAGGCGCCAGGACGCTGGCAACAGGCCGTGCTGGTCGAGGGTAAGCGGCGCTAG
- a CDS encoding cytochrome c family protein, which translates to MDNRTNTIAGWVLAGCVSALGLTIASGMVFHDERPEKMGYPIEGVVEEGAGGGEAEVPIATLLASADAAAGAEVFKKCASCHTINQGGAAGIGPNLWGVLGKVHGHQAGFAYSDALKGVPGNWDFEAMNKWLTSPRKYAPGTKMSFAGLSNPQERANVIAYLNSQGSNLPLPAAPAPGAEAGADAAAAGNETQAEANVTEGSPTADMEDRATPASGAPSVDPAAAEKGAELKK; encoded by the coding sequence ATGGACAATCGGACCAACACGATCGCGGGCTGGGTTCTGGCGGGATGCGTCTCAGCGCTGGGGCTTACCATCGCCAGCGGCATGGTGTTCCACGACGAGCGGCCCGAGAAGATGGGCTACCCGATCGAGGGCGTCGTGGAAGAGGGCGCAGGCGGCGGCGAGGCCGAGGTGCCGATCGCGACCCTGCTCGCCAGCGCCGACGCCGCGGCGGGCGCCGAGGTGTTCAAGAAGTGCGCCTCCTGCCACACGATCAACCAGGGCGGCGCGGCCGGTATCGGCCCGAACCTGTGGGGCGTGCTGGGCAAGGTCCATGGGCACCAGGCGGGATTCGCCTATTCCGACGCGCTGAAGGGCGTCCCGGGCAACTGGGACTTCGAGGCGATGAACAAGTGGCTCACCAGCCCGCGCAAGTACGCGCCGGGCACCAAGATGAGCTTCGCCGGCCTGTCGAACCCGCAGGAGCGCGCCAACGTCATCGCGTATCTGAACTCGCAGGGCTCGAACCTGCCGCTGCCGGCCGCCCCGGCGCCGGGTGCCGAGGCCGGTGCGGACGCCGCCGCCGCGGGCAACGAGACTCAGGCCGAGGCGAACGTGACCGAGGGGTCGCCGACCGCCGACATGGAAGATCGCGCGACGCCCGCATCGGGCGCGCCGTCGGTCGATCCGGCCGCGGCCGAGAAGGGCGCGGAGCTTAAGAAGTAA
- a CDS encoding histidine phosphatase family protein, producing MPSLTLLRHAKSSWDDAVARDFDRPLNTRGRRAAVVVGTWMRREGLAFDHIAASPAVRVIETLDGVSEGYGTPIEPEWDKRIYLASAATLLDLVREFPADADAALMVGHNPGLEELVLTLVPDAEGLRSEVEVKYPTAAVAVLSWPGGWADAGAGRATLDRFVRPRDLAEGLGPDD from the coding sequence ATGCCCAGCCTGACGCTGCTGCGCCACGCCAAGTCGAGCTGGGACGATGCCGTCGCACGCGATTTCGACCGACCGCTCAACACGCGCGGACGCCGTGCCGCGGTGGTGGTCGGCACCTGGATGCGGCGCGAGGGGCTCGCCTTCGACCACATCGCCGCCTCGCCCGCGGTCCGCGTCATCGAGACGCTGGACGGGGTCAGCGAAGGCTATGGCACGCCGATCGAGCCCGAATGGGACAAGCGCATCTATCTCGCCTCCGCGGCGACGCTCCTCGACCTGGTGCGGGAGTTTCCGGCGGACGCCGACGCCGCGCTGATGGTCGGGCACAATCCGGGGCTGGAAGAACTCGTCCTCACGCTCGTCCCCGATGCAGAGGGGCTGCGAAGCGAAGTCGAGGTCAAATACCCGACCGCCGCAGTCGCGGTGTTGAGCTGGCCCGGCGGCTGGGCCGATGCCGGCGCAGGCAGGGCGACGCTCGACCGCTTCGTCCGCCCCCGCGACTTGGCCGAGGGGCTCGGTCCCGACGACTGA